GTTTACATGCACCAACTGCTTAGCTATGTGCATCCTTGATTCCCCAACCATATTTGTTGACTACATAAGGCCCTTTACGGTCTCAAACAGGCTCCACGAGCCTGGTACCATTGATTACAAAAACACTTGctctcttttgattttatgaaCTCCTACTCCGacacttttcttttcatctgCAGACATGGTTCAACTTCATTATTCCTACTTGTTTATGTCGATGATATCCTGATCACTGGCTCAAATCCACTGGCCATCTCCCAGTTGATCACCAATCTCAGTCATGAATTTGTTGTCAAAGATCTTGGACACCTTAAATATTTTATGGGCATAGAAGCACATCAGCTGGCCAAAGGTCTCCTTCTCTCGCAAAGCCAATACATCTTCAACCTTCTCCAGTGTACAAATATGGTGGATGCCAAACCGGTCTTTTCACCAATGTCCTCCTCTCAGAAACTATCCTTGGTCGTGGGTGGATCTTATTCTGATCCTTCCAATTATCGTAGTATTGTGAGAGCATTACAATATTTATCCCTGACTCGCCCAGACATTTCCTTTACAGTTAACAAAGTCTGCCAATTCATGCACCAACCTACTGATGAACACTGGACAACTATGAAGAGAATCCTACGATATCTCAAGTTTTCAATTCATTTCGGGTTACTTATTAAGCCAAGCACCTCCACACAGCTTTCCATTTACTCTGATGCTGACTGGGCGGACTGTCCATATGATCGCAAATCTACCTCAGGGTTTTGCCTCTATCTTGGTGACAGCCTAATATCATAGAGTTGTGGCACGATCCAACACTGAAGCTGAGTACTGTGCAGTTTCACATGCCACTACTAAATCTCTCTGGGTGCAATCCTTGCTGCATGAAATTGGTATTACTTTAGTCCAATACTATGGTGTGACAACATCGGTGCCACATATCTCATGGCCAATCCAGTCTTCCATGCACGCACTAAGCACGTGGAGATCGACTATTACTTTGTCAGGGAAAAGGTTCAGCAGAAAACTCTTGATGTGCACTTCATCTCCAGTAAAAATCAACTTGCTGATGGGCTCACTAAATCAATTGTGTTTGCCTGATTTGCCTTCCTCAGAGACAAGCTCAACGTGATTTCATCCCCATTAATCTTGAAGGGGCATATTATGGAAACACAATCTGCAGATCACAACATATCAAACCATGCAATCATAGACCACGACAAATCAGCAGATGAAATTACACCTTGATATTGCAGCTTGATTATAGGAGTAAAATACTTGCCTTTCATGTATATTCCATTGACTACACAACTGTAATTGATTCCACTGATTGTACTgtaatcaatataaatatatgtaatcTCTCGCTGAAGAACACATGAGAGTTTTTTGCAgtttcttaattgttttaatcaGCAACGGAATATTCGTTGTTGATCAACAACAGTCATTAACAATGGAATATCCGTTGCTGATTTACATATtcagcaactgaatttcagcaacggATAATCCGTTGCTAAACAAATCAATATCTATTATTTATATCTAAAATTATCTGTTGCTAATTCTGTTGCTGAATTTTATCCGcaacatattttaatattatttttagtagtGCAAGTAAAAGAAGATAGGGCTCCTTTTCTTCCTCTACAAGCCAAATCTCCTTCCTCGACATCATAATACACGTTTAAATGCCAAGATGTTGCTCATACAGTATCCTTAATAAGCTAATTCTCCAGTAACAATAAAGCCATTAATCTTTCCTTCGTAATTTCTAACATCATGTAGGTAACGTACAACTACCATAAGTACTGCGACGctatttaatcaatttagaaATTACGAACATAACTAGTTATTATGTGATCAACagtcttgttttttaatctgAATTCAATGCTTTCTTGACAGTTAAATTAGCCCGTATATGTAGAAAATACATGAATGATCTAAAGATAGTTCCTTTCTCTTTAGTGGGAACCAGGAGAGCATTGGTGGCCTAGACAAAAGACATTTTGGGAATGGGTAAGGGCCAGGGGCATGAGAACTTTATAATGGCCAAAATTGGTTTTGTTGCACTTCCTAAGGACTTTTCTCTACCGTTTAGAGCATGTATGAGAGAGGATTTTTGTGGTTTTCCTGAATTGGATCCTTTCACAAAGCCTATGTTACGAAACAAGATTGTTTCTCTACATGCGTTATGCTCACTTGTCTCAAGAATTAGAACAAGCAAGAAGATCATGATTGCAGCACTGAAAGAAATAAAGGGATTACATGAATGATTGCTCATTTCCCAGCTGAGATTTAGTCAGGTCAAGAAAGCACGGAATTAGTGATTCACAATGTGATGATCTTTGGAATGATAGAAACTCAAGTGTTACCTCTCTTTGGCAGCCGAAGATTCTTCCATCTTTATCTCTTCCATGTCATAGTGCACATGCATGGCTTGACATAGAAGTGCATTACTTTCTTTCAACCGTAACACAGTTAAAATTGCTTGGCAATATCTAAACATGTGCATGTCTAAATGTCCAAAAGCAGCTTATATCTAAACGTGTGCGTATCTTAATGTAGAAGTGCGATTATGTTTTCAGGTCCAAAAGCAGCCCATGTCTAAACGTCCCGTGTTTAACTGAGAATTTTTGGTGATTTATTAGTCATTTTGTTATTAGCTGGATGTGCATGTTCATGTGCAGGTGCTTCGGATGCATTTGTCAATTAATTTGACAATACTCATTAAGAATGGTTACAGAAATTAAGATACTAGCCTGGAAATAGGTTATTAGTTGGCCATGCGTGATTTGCTTTTTGTTGTGTTGCCTTTCTTCAATGGAGAAAGAACACAAAGCAACACAACAAGAACCGTTAACTTGATTGTCTAACAACAGCATATTATACAGCAACCCTCATCAATCATGTCATGGACCTGCATTCATCTTTCCTGTAACAAAATTGCATTAAAAACAGTTCATGACAATTTGTCATGTATATGAATCAAAGTCATGTTACATTTCCCAATAAACTACAGATCAAATCCAGCAAACAAGTGCTTACAGTCACATGAACCTTGCATCAAAGTATCCGAACCTGGCATGTTGTCGACAGCTATGGGCGTGCCTGCTCCGCTCCCTTTTCACAAGAGAATAAGTTATATTACCTTGTCAGATAATAGTGAGGAAATCCCGACCACTGATAGTGGTTCATCATTTGTTGGTGCTTGAGCATAAATACCGGAGCATGTATTCATTAGACGAACAAGTATCTGCCAAATCCTGATGTATTCTAGTAATTGCTTTCTGCAAGGATTTTAAAGCGGGAAGAAGATttctggaattttgttgaattgAATTTCCATGAGCTTTGCAAAGCTCctgtcaaaaaaataatcacaaacaaCGAATTAGATCTGAATACAGGACGACCTCTGATGTCATAGAATTTCATAAGTTGGCAGCAAGTACCTGACACCAACGGAGTAAAAATTCCAAGTGCGGACAGCTTTCCAAAAGATCAGAAAATGCTTCAATTAATCTCTGCAGATATCTGTACGGGACTGAGGAGGCAACAGCTGGTATATCCAATGGACTGACAGAAAAAATGCACTTTTTTATTAGTGAATCCTCATTCAGACGAAGGCTGAGAATTAAAGCTCTGTTTGGTTGATCTTCATCTAATGCATCTTCAACTGTCTGCACACCAATGTAGTCATCAAATAAAATCAGCAGGAGAAAACACTACTATAAGTCAACGAAGAAAATTTGTTATTTCCAACTAAGCAGATACCAATCATCTGACAGCCTTATATAACATGCTTTGAATTCTCCATGGTAAGTACTtacaagagagaagaaaactaaAGATTTACTTGTTTCACAGAATTTTACAaaaagaacacaagataccTCTGGTGTAACATCTATATCTAGATCAGTGGGATCAAAGATAAAGGATTCATCAATTGAATAAACAAGAACCCCCTCTGTTGTTGCCGCTGCAAAGCTTCGCCCAGTGGGTGCAATTCTCAGGCATTTGGTTCTAATAATAGGCCTTCCACGATTGGGCATGGATCCTGGTAAATCATACCCCAACTTTCCTCGAGTTTGTTTATCAACGCCTTCTTCAGTATCAGAGTCATCATCATCAATTAAATCAAGTGGACCTGCATCTGTCATTTTCTTGGAGTTCAAGAAATCCAGCACCCCATCTAGTGAGAGATTGTGAGTTATTTGGAAGCGACGCAGCAGAACCTGCAGTTCATACATAAATCAATCCACTACTTCAAACATTAAGAGAGATCTACACTGGCAGACCAAGGAACCCATCCAAACAATGTAAAATGGAAGAATAAGCCACTAGGTAATTAAGCTATACCATTCCTTCAAAAGTATATCCAACATCCAAATAGTTATCAATCTAATATCTACATTCAACTAGCTTACgcatgacaaaaacaaaaatgtttgaGCTTTCCAGTGATTGATAGAAACATGTTGTGATGAAATTCATGAAATAATAAACTAGATAATTAAACTATTTGAAACATTTACCAAATTAAAATGTCAAATGATAAGCATGAGGTTATACATAAGATTGAAGCAAACCTGATCAGCGACATCATACATACAGATGTACTTGCTACTTCCACCAGCTAATATGTAACTCCCATCTGCAGAATAGCACAAGGTTGTGAAGCACTTTCCTGCAGTCGAGTTTGCCGCTGATCTACGATCAGTCATGAGACGCCCTCCAGCAATATCCCTGCGGCCCTCAATGGTGTACATTAACAAGCCATCAATTGGGTCCCAGAAATGAATTTGCCCATCTAATGTGCTGCAAGCTAATTGCTTTCCATCTGGACGATAAACCACAGTAAGAACATCGTGTGTGTGAGGGAACGTTTCAACAGCTCCCTTTCCTTCAAAAACATCCCACAAGCGAACAGTTTTGTCCCATGATGATGAAGTTAAGACTGCCTACAGGAAAAATAGGTTTACTTCAGAAGCTACTCATGAATCAATAGGTAATGAAAGCTGACTATAAACCTTACAAATTTGTTCATGTGTATGCTATTAGTTAATTTACAAGAATCCAAGATTTGTTATATGCCAAATGTAGAAGGGGGATCGAACATCAAAAGAAATTCATGTAAATAAGCCACTTTGGACAAAACACAGAAACCAAGAGGAATTAACACAAAATAAGGGATGGATAACCAGAAAGTGCAGATACAGCTATCAAATGCAACTCACATTTGTGGGAGAAAATATCAGCCCATGAACAGGACCTCCATGACCGCTAAGGATATCCAATAAACGGCCTGTCTTCATTGACCAAACAAATATCTAttgcaaacaaaaattaagcactctgtcagggaaaaaaaaaaacagcagatTGGTCTCAATGCAGCAGCAAAAGAAATTAGTACCTCAAATGAATCTAGAGTTCCAGCACAAATTACTTCCCCACTTTGGTCTGCTGCCAAAGAGACAAACTGCCTTGAAGAAGGGGTGGTAAATGTCCTAAAATTTCTATAACGGTACAAATCCCATGCACGTACTGTTCCATCAAGAGATGCACTTAAAAGACAATGGTTGTTAGCCATAAAATGAAGAGAAGTCACGGCATTAGTGTGCTCCGAGAATGTTACAAAGCAAAAGCCCGATGAAACAGTCCACACCTGTGACAAGCAAACACAACACATTCATATGGCATATAGGTACAAAAATAAAGGAGTCAACAAAAAGACAAGCATATAGCACATTATCAAAAGCTTAACAATCAGATATGAGAAATAGATCATCAAATTGTGAAAGTACTATGAAATAAACATGCACAAGACACTGTTTAAGATACCATCATAGGAACTGTTTAAGACAAACACGGTCAGTATGATCACACACTTACCAAACATTACATGCATACATTCGTCACGTGCTCCctcatcattttaaataaaatttgttacCTTAGAAAAGGCCAACACTGCAACAACTGCAACAGCAGATGGGCTATAGGACCAAAGCCAtataaacaaattgaaattttaaaggacCATGAACAGAATATGTAGAACAAATACAGTGTCCAACTAATTGCATTTAACAAAGACGTGTACATGCACACAAACAAATTCACAGCCTATGAATATAACATATAgacaataaacaaaaatcataacatTTTTGCAAATGCATCAATAACATTTTTCCAATATACTCTCCAGAATATAGATTAGCAATTGCATATCAAACAAATAAGCATAACATTTTTGCTACCAAACGTCCACACACATGCACATAGCAGCACATTTCTTTCAGACAATCCATATATACAAAGTAAGAGCACCTAAATATCCTTGAATAACCTAGCCTATTTCATCATGCCGACATTTCCATAACAAATTCAATCTAAGAACAGCACGCTAAGTAACTACAGCTtcctaaaaacataaaacatctCTGTATGCTCATTTTGTACCTTTACTTTATTATCATCTGCCCCAGTAGCCAGCAATTGTGAATCTGGCGAGTAAGTCAAGCAATTCACATCGAAGTAATGCCCTTGTTGCTTCAACACATAACTCTCTGACCGCCATTCCCACACAAGCAACTGCCCCAGCTTTGCACAACCAAACACCAACCAATTCCCACTCTCATTGAACACTGCAGCAGTAATCTTCTCCCTGGAAATTGACAACAAGTGCATGCAAACAAAATCTGGCATTTGATATAACCCAAAAACACCATTAGAAAACCCCACCACCACCATATCAAGCCCCCTATGGTAAGCACATGCAGTTAACTTCGCCGGTGATTGCATAAACCCATCTTTCCTTAACAGCTCCCATTTCCTCTTATGCAAATACCCCTCTTCTCCCAGATCTTTCCCATCAAAATCCTTCCTTTTTTTAACATTACCCAAGCTCTCACCATTCACATTCCCTTCCCCATCCCTCTTTGGCGTCCCTGGAGAAGCAGGCTCTGAATTTCCCTCGTCGTTTTCATCAAAATTACCATCATTATTACCACTATAACCCCAGCTAAAAATGTAACAATCACGCGTAATTGTATAAACTTTATTAACCTGATCagtatttttcttatcataacCAAAGAAACAACCAACGACATTATCTCTATGGCCTAAAAACAAAAAGGGCTTATTCAAAATCCCATCTTTCAATTTCTCAACGCAAAAGAGGCGTGCCACTAAATCCTTCGAGCCAACAAGCAAATACTTACAGTCTAAGCTCCAATCAATCGCGGTAACTGTATCCTCGCAATCTGCTATGGTCCTAACTAACTCGAAAGCGAAAAATTCCTTTTTGAACCCCGGAGACCGCCAGATTTGAACCAACTTTCCAGCCGCAACAGCAATAAATTTACCATCAGGGCTGAACTTGAGGGCATTGACTGTATTCTTGAAGTTAATACGGTGGAGGATGACGCGGCGGGGGATGTTGATAAAGTGGCAGCGGTGGTTCTCGTCGACTGTGAGGAGGAAAGTGCCATCGGGGGAGGCGGCGATGCGGCGGATGTTGGAGGAGGATTGGAGTGGGAGGGTTGTGGT
This genomic interval from Populus alba chromosome 1, ASM523922v2, whole genome shotgun sequence contains the following:
- the LOC118034816 gene encoding periodic tryptophan protein 2 translates to MNYRFQNLLGAPYRGGNVVITQNTQLISPVGNRVSITDLLKSQTTTLPLQSSSNIRRIAASPDGTFLLTVDENHRCHFINIPRRVILHRINFKNTVNALKFSPDGKFIAVAAGKLVQIWRSPGFKKEFFAFELVRTIADCEDTVTAIDWSLDCKYLLVGSKDLVARLFCVEKLKDGILNKPFLFLGHRDNVVGCFFGYDKKNTDQVNKVYTITRDCYIFSWGYSGNNDGNFDENDEGNSEPASPGTPKRDGEGNVNGESLGNVKKRKDFDGKDLGEEGYLHKRKWELLRKDGFMQSPAKLTACAYHRGLDMVVVGFSNGVFGLYQMPDFVCMHLLSISREKITAAVFNESGNWLVFGCAKLGQLLVWEWRSESYVLKQQGHYFDVNCLTYSPDSQLLATGADDNKVKVWTVSSGFCFVTFSEHTNAVTSLHFMANNHCLLSASLDGTVRAWDLYRYRNFRTFTTPSSRQFVSLAADQSGEVICAGTLDSFEIFVWSMKTGRLLDILSGHGGPVHGLIFSPTNAVLTSSSWDKTVRLWDVFEGKGAVETFPHTHDVLTVVYRPDGKQLACSTLDGQIHFWDPIDGLLMYTIEGRRDIAGGRLMTDRRSAANSTAGKCFTTLCYSADGSYILAGGSSKYICMYDVADQVLLRRFQITHNLSLDGVLDFLNSKKMTDAGPLDLIDDDDSDTEEGVDKQTRGKLGYDLPGSMPNRGRPIIRTKCLRIAPTGRSFAAATTEGVLVYSIDESFIFDPTDLDIDVTPETVEDALDEDQPNRALILSLRLNEDSLIKKCIFSVSPLDIPAVASSVPYRYLQRLIEAFSDLLESCPHLEFLLRWCQELCKAHGNSIQQNSRNLLPALKSLQKAITRIHQDLADTCSSNEYMLRYLCSSTNK